One genomic segment of Amycolatopsis sp. WQ 127309 includes these proteins:
- a CDS encoding GTP-binding protein, with amino-acid sequence MNRIPVVLVAGFLGAGKTTLLNHLLANREGARVGVVVNDFGSVNVDALAVAGQVDTMVSLGNGCLCCAVDASGLDAMLGRLSSAEAGMDVIVVEASGIAEPRDLIRLMIASENPDIRYGGLAEVVDAAEFEAARERHPELADHLRLADLVVLNKADRVDADALAKVTATVEELAPGRPVLVTAHGRVDPRLFFDPEPRGERAGQLSFDDLREDDHDHSRHLHAEYETVTFTAETPLAPRAFVEFLERRPAGLYRMKGQADFGAGTRFRLHTVGGFVQVDRSAWPPGAPHRTELVLIGAGLDTDAVRADLSACLAADPDVVDERGMLHILRYLPDEA; translated from the coding sequence GTGAACCGGATCCCCGTGGTCCTCGTCGCCGGGTTCCTCGGCGCGGGCAAGACGACGCTGCTCAACCACCTGCTCGCCAACCGCGAGGGCGCCCGGGTCGGCGTCGTGGTCAACGACTTCGGCAGCGTGAACGTCGACGCGCTGGCCGTGGCCGGGCAGGTCGACACGATGGTCTCGCTGGGCAACGGCTGCCTGTGCTGCGCGGTCGACGCCAGCGGGCTGGACGCGATGCTGGGCCGGCTGTCGTCGGCCGAGGCGGGGATGGACGTCATCGTCGTCGAGGCCAGCGGCATCGCCGAGCCGCGCGACCTGATCCGGCTGATGATCGCCAGCGAGAACCCGGACATCCGCTACGGCGGACTGGCCGAGGTGGTGGACGCCGCCGAGTTCGAAGCCGCCCGCGAACGCCACCCCGAACTGGCCGATCACCTGCGGCTGGCCGACCTGGTGGTGCTGAACAAGGCCGACCGCGTCGACGCCGACGCGCTGGCGAAGGTCACGGCGACGGTCGAGGAGCTGGCGCCGGGCCGCCCGGTGCTGGTCACCGCCCACGGCCGGGTCGACCCGCGGCTGTTCTTCGACCCGGAACCCCGCGGCGAGCGGGCCGGCCAGCTGTCCTTCGACGACCTGCGCGAGGACGACCACGACCATTCCCGGCACCTGCACGCCGAGTACGAGACGGTCACCTTCACCGCCGAGACGCCACTGGCGCCGCGAGCGTTCGTCGAGTTCCTCGAGCGCCGTCCGGCGGGCCTCTACCGCATGAAGGGCCAGGCCGACTTCGGCGCGGGGACGCGCTTCCGGCTGCACACGGTCGGCGGGTTCGTGCAGGTCGACCGCTCGGCCTGGCCACCTGGCGCCCCACACCGCACCGAGCTGGTGCTGATCGGCGCCGGCTTGGACACGGACGCCGTCCGCGCCGACCTGAGCGCTTGCCTCGCGGCCGATCCGGATGTCGTCGACGAGCGCGGCATGCTGCACATCCTCCGCTACCTGCCCGACGAAGCCTGA
- a CDS encoding MFS transporter, whose translation MDSFDYFLVVFVLADIAKDKSFGATATQLAFITTATLVMRPVGALLFGLWADRVGRRVPLIVDVLVYSVAGLLCAFAPNFTVLLILRFVYGVGMGGEWGLGAALAMEKIPVARRGFFSGLLQVGYSIGYLMAALAYLLFHSALNLEWRWIFVLSIFPALISLLIRARVRESEVWEATREKLRVTRTSVKDVLLNPKVIRRFGYLILLMTAFNWMSHGTQDVYPSFLKAHDNGGAGLTATTSTWIAVLYNVGAIIGGLTFGTLSEKLGRRRTIVTAAVLGLPVIPIFAFDHGAGMLALGSFLMQVMVQGAWGVIPAHLTEMSPDAIRGFYPGVTYQLGNLLAALNLPIQQAIAESHGYSSALLWTVVPGLVAVAVLTAIGKEAKGIKFGDSAVATAPAGGK comes from the coding sequence ATGGACTCGTTCGACTACTTCCTCGTGGTCTTCGTGCTGGCGGACATCGCCAAGGACAAGTCGTTCGGCGCGACCGCGACGCAGCTGGCGTTCATCACGACGGCGACGCTGGTGATGCGGCCGGTCGGCGCGCTCCTGTTCGGCCTGTGGGCCGACCGCGTCGGGCGCCGGGTGCCGCTGATCGTGGACGTGCTGGTGTACTCGGTGGCCGGGCTGCTGTGCGCGTTCGCCCCGAACTTCACGGTGCTGCTGATCCTGCGGTTCGTCTACGGCGTCGGCATGGGCGGGGAATGGGGGCTGGGCGCGGCCCTGGCGATGGAGAAGATCCCGGTGGCGCGCCGCGGGTTCTTCTCGGGACTGTTGCAGGTGGGCTATTCGATCGGGTACCTGATGGCCGCGCTCGCGTACCTGCTGTTCCATTCGGCACTGAACCTCGAGTGGCGCTGGATCTTCGTGCTGAGCATCTTCCCGGCGCTCATCAGCCTGCTGATCCGCGCCCGGGTGCGGGAGTCCGAGGTCTGGGAGGCGACGCGGGAGAAGCTGCGCGTGACGCGGACGTCGGTCAAGGACGTGCTGCTCAACCCGAAGGTGATCCGCCGGTTCGGGTACCTGATCCTGCTGATGACGGCGTTCAACTGGATGAGCCACGGCACCCAGGACGTCTACCCGAGTTTCCTGAAGGCGCACGACAACGGCGGCGCCGGCCTGACCGCGACGACGAGCACGTGGATCGCCGTGCTGTACAACGTCGGCGCGATCATCGGCGGCCTGACGTTCGGCACGCTGTCCGAGAAGCTGGGCCGCCGCCGCACGATCGTCACCGCGGCGGTGCTCGGCCTGCCGGTGATCCCGATCTTCGCGTTCGACCACGGCGCGGGGATGCTGGCGCTGGGGTCGTTCCTGATGCAGGTGATGGTCCAGGGCGCGTGGGGCGTGATCCCGGCGCACCTGACGGAGATGTCCCCGGACGCGATCCGCGGCTTCTACCCGGGCGTGACGTACCAGCTGGGCAACCTCCTCGCGGCGCTGAACCTCCCGATCCAGCAGGCGATCGCGGAGTCCCACGGGTACTCGTCGGCTCTCTTGTGGACGGTCGTGCCAGGACTGGTGGCGGTCGCGGTCCTGACGGCGATCGGCAAGGAGGCCAAGGGCATCAAGTTCGGCGACTCGGCGGTGGCGACGGCCCCGGCGGGTGGGAAGTGA
- a CDS encoding GNAT family N-acetyltransferase, whose translation MTTVAECAADDGLLIALVTAMTAELVVVYNLPVDAQPPPLRPGTRYLLARDGERAIGCCAIEPVEPGVYELKRMFVAPDARGSGVSDALVTSSEDLAREAGGARIRLETGARQPAAMRLYERAGFRRVPNFPPHEADPESVCYEKPLV comes from the coding sequence GTGACGACCGTCGCGGAGTGCGCTGCCGACGACGGACTGCTGATCGCACTGGTCACGGCGATGACGGCGGAGCTGGTGGTGGTCTACAACCTGCCGGTGGACGCCCAGCCGCCACCCTTGCGGCCGGGAACCCGCTACCTCCTGGCGCGGGACGGCGAGCGGGCGATCGGCTGCTGCGCGATCGAGCCGGTGGAGCCGGGCGTGTACGAGCTGAAGCGGATGTTCGTGGCCCCGGACGCGCGAGGTTCGGGGGTCTCGGACGCGTTGGTGACCTCGTCCGAAGACCTGGCCCGGGAGGCGGGCGGGGCCCGCATCCGCCTGGAGACGGGCGCCCGCCAGCCCGCGGCGATGCGCCTGTACGAGCGCGCGGGCTTCCGCCGGGTGCCGAACTTCCCACCGCACGAGGCCGACCCGGAGTCGGTCTGTTACGAGAAACCGCTGGTGTAG
- a CDS encoding ATP-dependent DNA ligase, translating to MDLPVMPPVRPMLAKAVHDVPRTPGLLYEPKWDGFRCIVFRDGDEIELGSRNDRPLTRYFPELVELLAAALPPRCVVDGEIVLVTPAGLDFEVLQLRLHPAASRVRKLAEETPASFVAFDLLALGDTDLTGSPFRERRRQLESVLRTDAEGLQRVHLTPLSEDPDQAEDWFTRFEGAGFDGVMAKPADEPYEQDKRVMWKVKHERTADCVVTGFRWHKDGAGVGSLLLGLFDDEGVLHHVGVASSFTKARRAELVEELAPLRENALEGHPWRSWAEYEPQPGRQPGANSRWAPGKDLAWEPLRTDWVAEVRYEHLQGGRFRHGGRLVRFRPDRTPESCTYAQLDEAPPAELAKLFGEAR from the coding sequence GTGGACTTGCCCGTGATGCCGCCCGTGCGGCCGATGCTCGCGAAAGCCGTGCACGACGTGCCGCGCACGCCGGGCCTGCTCTACGAGCCCAAGTGGGACGGTTTTCGCTGCATCGTGTTCCGCGACGGCGACGAGATCGAGCTCGGCTCCCGCAACGACCGCCCGCTCACCCGGTACTTCCCGGAGCTGGTGGAGCTGCTGGCCGCCGCGCTGCCGCCGAGGTGCGTGGTCGACGGCGAGATCGTCCTCGTCACCCCGGCCGGCTTGGACTTCGAGGTGCTGCAGCTGCGGCTGCACCCGGCGGCCTCGCGCGTGCGGAAGCTCGCGGAGGAGACGCCGGCCAGCTTCGTCGCCTTCGACCTGCTCGCTCTCGGGGACACGGACCTCACCGGTTCGCCGTTCCGCGAGCGGCGCCGGCAGCTCGAAAGCGTCCTGCGGACCGACGCCGAAGGGCTGCAGCGCGTCCACCTGACCCCGCTGAGCGAGGACCCGGACCAGGCCGAGGACTGGTTCACCCGGTTCGAGGGCGCGGGTTTCGACGGCGTGATGGCCAAGCCCGCCGACGAGCCGTACGAGCAGGACAAGCGCGTCATGTGGAAGGTCAAGCACGAGCGCACGGCCGACTGCGTGGTGACCGGCTTCCGCTGGCACAAGGACGGCGCCGGCGTCGGCTCGCTGCTACTGGGGCTGTTCGACGACGAAGGCGTGCTGCACCACGTCGGCGTGGCCAGCAGCTTCACGAAGGCGCGGCGGGCCGAGCTGGTCGAGGAACTCGCGCCGCTGCGGGAAAACGCGCTGGAGGGCCACCCCTGGCGTTCGTGGGCCGAGTACGAGCCCCAGCCGGGCCGGCAACCGGGCGCGAACAGCCGCTGGGCGCCCGGCAAGGATCTCGCCTGGGAGCCGCTGCGCACCGATTGGGTGGCCGAGGTCCGCTACGAGCACCTGCAGGGCGGCCGCTTCCGCCACGGCGGGAGGCTGGTCCGGTTCCGGCCCGACCGCACCCCGGAGTCCTGCACGTACGCCCAGCTCGACGAGGCACCGCCCGCGGAGCTCGCCAAGCTGTTCGGGGAGGCGCGATGA
- a CDS encoding flavodoxin domain-containing protein, protein MTAVLVAHSGRHGGTRQIAEVIAAELREIGLSVDVRDAADVATVDGYAAVVLGSALYYHRWRPDAVRLLEHHARALAERPVWLFHSGPCGPGAATHQVGLPANVALLAARIDAERTATFGGRLDPSTVRGLIPRLMASGQRAGDFRDWDRIKAWARDVGRRVRIGVPH, encoded by the coding sequence ATGACCGCAGTCCTCGTCGCCCACTCCGGACGACACGGCGGCACCCGGCAGATCGCCGAGGTCATCGCCGCGGAGCTCCGCGAAATCGGCCTGTCCGTGGACGTACGCGACGCCGCCGACGTCGCCACCGTCGACGGGTACGCCGCGGTGGTCCTCGGCAGCGCCCTGTACTACCACCGCTGGCGGCCGGACGCCGTCCGGCTGCTGGAGCACCACGCCCGGGCGCTGGCCGAGCGTCCGGTGTGGCTGTTCCACAGCGGCCCGTGCGGCCCGGGCGCGGCCACCCACCAGGTCGGCCTGCCGGCGAACGTGGCGCTGCTCGCGGCGCGCATCGACGCCGAGCGCACGGCCACCTTCGGCGGCCGCCTCGACCCGTCGACCGTGCGCGGGCTGATCCCGCGGCTGATGGCGTCGGGCCAGCGCGCCGGCGACTTCCGTGACTGGGACCGGATCAAGGCCTGGGCCCGGGACGTCGGCCGCCGGGTGCGCATCGGCGTCCCGCACTGA
- the ligD gene encoding non-homologous end-joining DNA ligase — protein MSGAVLLDVDGVEVRISSPDKVYFPERGETKLDLVEYYRAVAGPLLARLGGRPLLLERYPDGAGGKNWFQKRVPQGAPPWLSTTVVSTPNGTTSDALVAKDLAHILWAVNLGCLGFHVWPYRADTPEVADELRVDLDPSPGIGFADLCEAALLTREFLGEHGIEGHLKTSGSRGLHLYVLVEPRWDSFQVRAAAVALARALERRHPTKITAQWWKEERGSRVFVDFNQNAPHKTVFGTWCVRPRVGGQVSTPIAWDELAGVEPDTFTLSTVPARLAELGDPWAGAGERPQSIEPLLALSEADMAGGLMDAPWPPVYPKMPNEPPRVAPSRAKKA, from the coding sequence ATGAGCGGCGCGGTGCTGCTGGACGTCGACGGCGTCGAGGTCAGGATCAGCAGCCCGGACAAGGTCTACTTCCCCGAGCGCGGCGAGACGAAGCTCGACCTCGTCGAGTACTACCGCGCGGTCGCCGGGCCGCTGCTGGCCCGGCTCGGCGGGCGCCCGCTGCTGCTGGAGCGCTACCCGGACGGCGCGGGCGGCAAGAACTGGTTCCAGAAACGCGTGCCCCAGGGAGCGCCGCCGTGGCTGTCCACCACGGTGGTGTCGACGCCGAACGGCACCACGAGTGACGCGCTGGTCGCGAAGGACCTGGCGCACATCCTCTGGGCGGTGAACCTCGGCTGCCTCGGCTTCCACGTGTGGCCGTACCGCGCGGACACGCCCGAGGTCGCCGACGAGCTGCGCGTCGACCTCGACCCGTCACCGGGCATCGGGTTCGCCGACCTGTGCGAGGCCGCGCTGCTGACCAGGGAGTTCCTGGGTGAGCACGGCATCGAAGGCCACCTCAAGACGTCCGGCTCGCGCGGCCTGCACCTGTATGTACTGGTGGAGCCGCGCTGGGACAGCTTCCAGGTGCGGGCCGCGGCGGTCGCGTTGGCGCGGGCGCTCGAACGGCGTCACCCCACGAAGATCACGGCGCAGTGGTGGAAGGAGGAACGCGGCTCGCGCGTGTTCGTCGACTTCAACCAGAACGCGCCGCACAAGACCGTGTTCGGCACGTGGTGCGTGCGCCCGCGCGTCGGCGGCCAGGTGTCCACGCCGATCGCGTGGGACGAACTGGCCGGCGTCGAGCCCGACACGTTCACGCTGAGCACGGTGCCCGCCCGGCTGGCCGAGCTGGGTGACCCGTGGGCGGGCGCGGGGGAGCGGCCGCAGTCGATCGAGCCGCTGCTGGCGCTGTCGGAGGCGGACATGGCCGGTGGGCTGATGGACGCGCCGTGGCCGCCGGTGTACCCGAAGATGCCGAACGAGCCGCCGCGGGTCGCGCCGAGCCGGGCGAAGAAGGCCTGA
- a CDS encoding YeiH family protein, whose translation MALTTAKPLLPGLVITGLGVAAAYALSSAWPVAGALTVAVVLGIAVGSTPLPADEHRQAVARVTKRLLRAGVVLLGLQLALPTVLNLGPGTLAAVVVTVAVTFLGTLGLGKLVRVPRGLALLVATGFSICGASAIAAMEGVVDREDSDVATAVALVTCYGSIALGVLPLLAHWIGLDAVRTGSWAGISVHEVAQVVAAAGPAGAGAVTIAIVVKLSRVVLLAPMVAIVGATERTRRGGHAPLVPLFVLGFLAMVAVRSTGLVPAFALDVAKTASTLLLAGALFGLGCAVRLGPLLRGGGRALLLGLLSTLLVFATGFGTLAAFT comes from the coding sequence ATGGCACTCACGACGGCGAAACCGCTCCTGCCCGGCCTCGTGATCACCGGGCTGGGCGTCGCCGCCGCGTACGCGCTGAGCTCGGCGTGGCCGGTGGCCGGCGCGCTCACCGTGGCCGTCGTGCTGGGCATCGCCGTCGGGAGCACGCCACTGCCGGCCGACGAGCACCGCCAAGCCGTCGCGCGCGTCACGAAGCGCCTGCTGCGCGCGGGCGTCGTCCTGCTCGGCCTGCAGCTCGCACTGCCGACGGTGCTCAACCTCGGCCCCGGCACCCTCGCGGCCGTGGTGGTGACGGTCGCGGTCACCTTCCTCGGCACCCTCGGCCTCGGCAAGCTGGTGCGCGTGCCGCGCGGGCTCGCCCTGCTGGTCGCGACGGGGTTCTCGATCTGCGGCGCGTCGGCGATCGCCGCCATGGAGGGCGTCGTCGACCGCGAGGACTCCGACGTCGCGACCGCCGTCGCGCTTGTCACCTGCTACGGCAGCATCGCCCTCGGCGTGCTCCCGCTGCTCGCCCACTGGATCGGCCTGGACGCGGTCCGCACCGGCAGCTGGGCCGGGATCTCGGTGCACGAGGTCGCCCAGGTCGTCGCCGCGGCCGGGCCGGCGGGCGCCGGCGCCGTGACGATCGCGATCGTGGTGAAGCTGAGCCGGGTCGTGCTGCTCGCCCCGATGGTCGCGATCGTCGGCGCCACCGAACGCACCCGCCGCGGCGGCCACGCGCCGCTCGTGCCGCTGTTCGTCCTCGGGTTCCTCGCGATGGTCGCCGTCCGCAGCACCGGCCTGGTCCCGGCGTTCGCGCTCGACGTCGCGAAGACCGCGTCGACGCTCCTGCTCGCGGGCGCGCTGTTCGGCCTCGGCTGCGCCGTCCGGCTCGGCCCGCTCCTGCGCGGCGGCGGCCGGGCGCTGCTGCTGGGTCTCCTGTCCACGCTGCTCGTGTTCGCGACCGGGTTCGGCACGCTGGCCGCGTTCACTTGA
- a CDS encoding LysR family transcriptional regulator codes for MTGPDLDSLRLLVLVDDLGSIGQAATALGIAQPSASKRLSTLERQLGLSLVDRTRRGSALTPDGRVIAGWAHRVLAEVDGLRTGAAALRTQRGAKLRVAASMTLAEHFVPAWIGEVKRTEPDTDVGLEVVNSEHVADLVTHGRVDLGFVESPGPWPGLSTRRVATDRLVVVVPPGHRWARRRRPLTAAELAATPLVVREPGSGTRETVEAALRRAGAGPVKPLLELGSASAVRNAVISGAGPAVISDLDVVREVAGRRLVPVAVDGVDLGRVLRAVWPAGRRLAGPAADLLALAVRPRA; via the coding sequence ATGACCGGACCGGATCTGGACTCGCTGCGCCTGCTGGTGCTCGTCGACGACCTCGGCAGCATCGGCCAGGCGGCCACGGCACTGGGCATCGCGCAACCCTCGGCCAGCAAACGGCTGTCCACTTTGGAGCGTCAGCTGGGACTGTCCCTCGTGGACCGGACGCGGCGTGGTTCGGCGCTGACGCCGGACGGCCGGGTCATCGCGGGCTGGGCCCACCGCGTGCTGGCCGAAGTGGACGGGCTGCGGACCGGCGCGGCGGCGCTGCGCACCCAGCGCGGCGCGAAACTGCGCGTCGCGGCGAGCATGACGCTGGCCGAGCACTTCGTGCCCGCGTGGATCGGCGAGGTCAAACGGACCGAGCCGGACACCGACGTCGGGCTCGAGGTGGTCAACTCCGAGCACGTCGCGGACCTGGTCACGCACGGGCGGGTGGACCTCGGGTTCGTCGAGTCGCCGGGACCGTGGCCGGGCCTGAGCACGCGCCGGGTCGCGACGGACCGGCTCGTGGTCGTCGTCCCGCCCGGGCACCGCTGGGCGCGACGACGTCGTCCGCTCACCGCCGCGGAGCTGGCCGCGACGCCGCTGGTGGTGCGCGAACCCGGGTCCGGCACCCGCGAGACCGTCGAGGCGGCACTGCGCCGAGCGGGCGCCGGGCCGGTGAAACCGTTGCTGGAGCTGGGATCGGCGTCGGCGGTGCGCAACGCCGTGATCTCCGGGGCGGGTCCCGCGGTGATCAGCGACCTCGACGTCGTGCGCGAGGTGGCCGGGCGCCGGCTGGTGCCGGTGGCGGTGGACGGCGTCGACCTCGGGCGGGTGTTGCGGGCGGTGTGGCCGGCGGGGCGGCGGCTGGCCGGGCCGGCCGCGGACCTGCTGGCGCTGGCCGTCAGGCCCCGGGCGTGA
- a CDS encoding exo-alpha-sialidase → MKFTRIARGLLAGLLGCAAVVAVPAAIGTAQADVASTLVFAKNTEGHDCYRIPTVVKANDGALLAFAEGRNDGASVCNDLGAIDLVMKRSTDGGKTWSALQVVIKANGDTKGNPAPIVIPGSNRVVLLSTMQCYTNPACGRIPRVSISEDNGKTWGAPKVLTTELGFPAAPNWLATGPSHGIVLTRGAHAGRLVAGMSYSTIGALIYSDDKGVTWHLGATDKPASSAMEPQEVSVTELADGRVYAAARNQANNDDKCVADGTHNRAYAISSDGGATFSTKFTFATDLVTPVVEGSTARMSATDTGGRYDRILFAAPSTCDRRKQLRVHSSFDEGGNWTGTDASLLVWGQDAAYSDMVQLSQTSAGVLFEAGPELHANDTIRYATITEAALGAPACGGGYAVIDSQPLGTAGTAYLSYNAANGQNCVSTMKSASAGKPTATSAFLEVQGSARQTDSGAFSYFAGPVKAAAANKCVKWGGTAGGVSYTSDFEHCG, encoded by the coding sequence GTGAAGTTCACCCGTATCGCCCGAGGCCTGCTGGCCGGGCTGCTGGGGTGCGCCGCCGTTGTCGCCGTCCCGGCCGCCATCGGCACCGCGCAGGCCGACGTGGCGAGCACCCTGGTCTTCGCCAAGAACACCGAAGGCCATGACTGCTACCGCATTCCCACCGTCGTGAAGGCCAACGACGGCGCACTGCTCGCGTTCGCCGAAGGCCGCAACGACGGCGCGAGCGTCTGCAATGACCTCGGCGCCATCGACCTCGTCATGAAGCGCTCGACCGACGGCGGCAAGACGTGGAGCGCGCTGCAGGTCGTCATCAAGGCCAACGGCGACACGAAGGGGAACCCGGCGCCGATCGTCATCCCGGGCAGCAACCGCGTCGTGCTGCTCTCGACGATGCAGTGCTACACCAACCCCGCCTGCGGCCGGATCCCGCGCGTCTCGATCAGCGAGGACAACGGGAAGACGTGGGGCGCGCCGAAGGTGCTGACCACCGAGCTGGGCTTCCCGGCGGCGCCGAACTGGCTGGCCACCGGGCCGTCGCACGGGATCGTGCTCACCCGCGGCGCGCACGCCGGGCGGCTCGTCGCGGGCATGAGCTACTCGACCATCGGCGCGCTGATCTACAGCGACGACAAGGGCGTCACCTGGCACCTCGGCGCCACCGACAAGCCGGCGTCGAGTGCGATGGAACCGCAGGAGGTCAGCGTCACCGAGCTGGCCGACGGCCGGGTCTACGCGGCCGCGCGCAACCAGGCGAACAACGACGACAAGTGCGTCGCCGACGGCACGCACAACCGCGCCTACGCGATCAGCTCTGACGGCGGCGCGACCTTCAGCACGAAGTTCACCTTCGCCACCGACCTCGTCACCCCGGTCGTCGAGGGTTCGACGGCCCGGATGAGCGCCACCGACACCGGCGGCAGGTACGACCGGATCCTGTTCGCCGCACCGTCCACGTGCGACCGCCGCAAGCAGCTGCGGGTGCACTCGTCGTTCGACGAGGGCGGCAACTGGACGGGCACGGACGCGAGCCTGCTCGTCTGGGGCCAGGACGCGGCGTACTCGGACATGGTGCAGCTGTCCCAGACATCGGCCGGCGTGCTGTTCGAGGCGGGCCCGGAACTGCACGCGAACGACACGATCCGCTACGCGACGATCACCGAGGCGGCACTGGGCGCCCCGGCCTGCGGCGGCGGTTACGCCGTCATCGACTCGCAGCCACTCGGCACCGCGGGCACGGCGTACCTGTCGTACAACGCGGCCAACGGCCAGAACTGCGTGAGCACGATGAAGAGCGCATCCGCCGGGAAACCGACGGCAACGTCGGCGTTCCTGGAGGTCCAGGGATCGGCGCGACAGACGGATTCGGGAGCGTTCTCGTACTTCGCCGGCCCGGTCAAGGCCGCGGCGGCGAACAAGTGCGTCAAGTGGGGCGGCACGGCGGGCGGCGTGTCGTACACGAGCGATTTCGAACACTGCGGCTGA
- a CDS encoding LysR substrate-binding domain-containing protein, producing the protein MTDLDLRLVRYFTAVAEHRHFGRAAAALHTTQPSLSRQIRRLEGQLGARLLDRTPQGSRLTEAGEVFLPRAEALLRSAAQAAASTRAAATPGRLTIGYLTNLFVTPAVRDLRRRHPDAEFVTRHLGWNETAAALLEHRIDVAVTRLPLPAGGLDVTPLYDEERVLVVAADHRLAGRASVTLADITDEPLPRLADPAWNAFWRVDPRPDGRPAPDGPLLESYEEKYELIAAGQLVAIAPAAVRRSRLRPDVTTVPMTGVEPCHVVLATRAGDRTRLLADTCETLEAHLTPGA; encoded by the coding sequence ATGACCGACCTCGACCTGCGGCTGGTGCGGTACTTCACCGCCGTCGCCGAACACCGGCACTTCGGCCGGGCCGCGGCCGCGCTGCACACGACGCAGCCGTCGCTGAGCCGGCAGATCCGCCGCCTCGAAGGGCAGCTCGGCGCGCGCCTGCTGGACCGCACGCCGCAGGGCAGCCGGCTCACCGAGGCCGGCGAGGTCTTCCTGCCCCGCGCCGAGGCGCTGCTGCGGTCGGCCGCGCAGGCGGCGGCGAGCACCCGCGCCGCGGCCACGCCCGGCCGGCTCACCATCGGCTACCTGACGAACCTGTTCGTCACCCCGGCCGTGCGGGACCTGCGCCGCCGCCACCCGGACGCCGAGTTCGTGACGCGCCACCTCGGCTGGAACGAGACGGCCGCCGCGCTGCTGGAGCACCGCATCGACGTCGCGGTCACCCGCCTGCCGCTGCCGGCCGGGGGCCTCGACGTCACGCCGCTCTACGACGAGGAACGCGTGCTGGTGGTCGCCGCCGACCACCGCCTCGCCGGCCGCGCGTCGGTCACCCTCGCCGACATCACCGACGAGCCGCTCCCCCGGCTGGCCGACCCGGCCTGGAACGCGTTCTGGCGCGTCGACCCGCGACCCGACGGCCGCCCCGCGCCGGACGGCCCGCTCCTCGAGAGCTACGAGGAGAAGTACGAACTGATCGCGGCCGGCCAGCTGGTGGCGATCGCCCCGGCAGCCGTCCGGCGCAGCCGGCTCCGGCCCGACGTCACCACCGTGCCGATGACGGGGGTCGAGCCGTGCCACGTCGTGCTGGCGACCCGTGCAGGCGACCGCACCCGGCTGCTCGCCGACACCTGCGAAACCCTCGAAGCACACCTCACGCCCGGGGCCTGA
- a CDS encoding nitric oxide synthase oxygenase has translation MSGEQSVNSAEAEEFLNLMFEEGAAEQGTWLETRLAEVRAEIAETGTYRHTPAELAYGARVAWRNSARCIGRLYWNSLRVRDRRRVTGPADIAGECVAHLRQATRSGRIRPTITVFAPDTPGGPGPRIHNEQLIRYAGYRLEDGSVLGDPRYAGFTEQVRRLGWRPPERRGSFDVLPLLVESDPGDPRLYTLPADAVLEVPLSHPDHRWFAGLGLRWHAVPAISNMPLEIGGVTYPAAPFNGWYLGTEVGARNLADEDRYDLLPAIAELMGLDTGSERTLWRDRALVELTLAVQHSFDAAGVTMADHHTESRRFLTHLEKEERAGRRCPADWSWIVPPVSGGQTAVFRRYYDEPDPATRPAFLPPG, from the coding sequence GTGTCGGGGGAACAGAGCGTCAATTCCGCGGAGGCCGAGGAATTCCTCAACCTCATGTTCGAAGAAGGGGCCGCCGAACAGGGCACGTGGCTCGAGACGCGGCTCGCCGAGGTGCGGGCCGAAATCGCCGAAACCGGCACCTACCGGCACACGCCCGCCGAGCTGGCGTACGGCGCCCGCGTCGCCTGGCGCAACTCGGCCCGCTGCATCGGCCGGCTCTACTGGAACAGCCTCCGCGTCCGGGACCGGCGCCGGGTCACCGGCCCCGCCGACATCGCCGGCGAATGCGTCGCCCACCTGCGCCAGGCCACCCGGTCCGGCCGGATTCGCCCCACCATCACCGTCTTCGCCCCGGACACGCCCGGGGGGCCGGGGCCGCGCATCCACAACGAGCAGCTCATCCGCTACGCCGGCTACCGGCTGGAGGACGGCTCGGTGCTCGGCGACCCGCGGTACGCCGGGTTCACCGAGCAGGTGCGGCGGCTCGGCTGGCGGCCACCGGAGCGGAGGGGCTCCTTCGACGTCCTCCCGCTGCTGGTCGAGTCGGACCCCGGCGATCCCCGGCTGTACACGCTGCCCGCGGACGCCGTGCTGGAGGTGCCGCTGAGCCACCCCGACCACCGCTGGTTCGCCGGGCTGGGGCTGCGCTGGCACGCAGTGCCGGCGATCAGCAACATGCCGCTGGAGATCGGGGGCGTCACGTACCCGGCCGCGCCGTTCAACGGCTGGTACCTCGGCACCGAGGTCGGCGCCCGCAACCTGGCCGACGAGGACCGCTACGACCTGCTGCCCGCCATCGCGGAGCTGATGGGCCTGGACACCGGCTCCGAGCGCACGCTGTGGCGCGACCGGGCGCTCGTCGAGCTGACGCTGGCCGTGCAGCACTCGTTCGACGCGGCGGGCGTGACGATGGCCGACCACCACACCGAGTCGCGGCGGTTCCTGACGCACCTGGAGAAGGAGGAACGCGCCGGACGCCGGTGCCCGGCCGACTGGAGCTGGATCGTGCCGCCCGTTTCCGGTGGTCAGACCGCCGTGTTCCGGCGTTACTACGACGAACCCGACCCCGCGACGCGCCCGGCGTTCCTGCCGCCCGGCTGA